A stretch of the Raphanus sativus cultivar WK10039 unplaced genomic scaffold, ASM80110v3 Scaffold1527, whole genome shotgun sequence genome encodes the following:
- the LOC108844298 gene encoding squamosa promoter-binding-like protein 13A, producing the protein MDWNFKLSSGSFPDYEEESVSDLTPIDALVSFGGSSSSPKGEFSFDLKLGRNIVNSSSAFGNTEQVTCLKWKESTTALAKPEASRRSGSTKRTRGNATGNNQIPLCLVDGCDSDFSKCREYHKRHKVCDVHSKTPVVTINGDKQRFCQQCSRFHALEEFDEGKRSCRKRLDGHNRRRRKPQPDQGRKLLEFPSASHVFPTTSVGTPSSWGNGLVSVAMANGSSYGENQISYAVSSPAKPGSMFPDSSSLNSRGKQFPFLQEEVSSRTAFLCERMTSCVHDSDCALSLLSPSSSSTPHLLQPPLPLSQEAVETGFNQSGLFENASAVSDGSVISGNEIGALPQTFPFHWE; encoded by the exons ATGGACTGGAACTTCAAACTCAGCTCCGGTTCTTTCCCCGATTACGAGGAAGAATCTGTGTCGGATTTAACTCCAATAGATGCCTTGGTTTCATTTGGTgggtcatcatcatcaccaaaaGGAGAGTTCTCATTTGATCTGAAACTAGGAAGGAACATAGTAAACTCCTCCTCTGCGTTTGGTAATACAGAGCAAGTGACATGTCTAAAGTGGAAAGAGAGTACTACTGCCTTGGCGAAACCAGAAGCTTCAAGAAGGTCTGGTTCGACCAAAAGGACAAGAGGGAATGCTACTGGGAACAACCAGATCCCGCTTTGTCTTGTTGATGGATGTGATTCTGATTTTAGTAAATGTAGAGAGTATCACAAAAGACATAAGGTCTGTGATGTCCATTCTAAAACTCCTGTTGTTACAATCAATGGTGATAAACAGAGGTTTTGTCAACAATGCAGCAG GTTTCATGCTTTGGAAGAGTTTGATGAAGGGAAGAGAAGTTGTAGGAAACGTCTTGATGGACACAATCGTAGAAGACGGAAGCCTCAGCCCGACCAAG GTAGAAAATTACTCGAGTTTCCTAGTGCTTCACATGTGTTTCCAACTACATCTGTTGGGACCCCGAGCAGCTGGGGAAACGGTCTTGTGAGCGTAGCTATGGCCAATGGTTCGAGTTACGGAGAGAACCAGATCAGCTATGCTGTTTCTTCTCCTGCAAAGCCTGGCAGTATGTTTCCAGATTCTTCTTCTCTAAATAGCAGAGGGAAACAGTTCCCTTTCTTGCAAGAAGAAGTGAGCTCGAGAACAGCATTCTTGTGTGAGAGAATGACGAGTTGCGTCCATGACTCTGATtgtgctctctctcttctgtcaCCATCTTCCTCATCAACACCTCATTTGCTTCAGCCACCACTTCCTTTGTCCCAAGAAGCAGTAGAGACGGGTTTTAACCAGTCCGGATTGTTTGAGAACGCGAGTGCAGTCTCTGATGGATCGGTTATATCCGGTAATGAGATTGGGGCTCTTCCGCAAACGTTCCCGTTTCACTGGGAGTAG